The Mugil cephalus isolate CIBA_MC_2020 chromosome 19, CIBA_Mcephalus_1.1, whole genome shotgun sequence genome has a window encoding:
- the prnpb gene encoding prion protein b isoform X1 — translation MGRLCEKVLVSLLVVSLLTTDSTWAKKGSSSSSGKKTSSTSNRGGTQSKPSSQPGNYPRQPQNPYPAGGSYPGAGNAGGHPRQNPSYPGGGSYPGGGSYPNQNPGRNNPGNYPNKNPAGGYPAGGYPNQNPGRVNPNPAAGGYPNQYPAAGGYPNRYPAAGGYPNQYPAAGGYPNQYPGRAGMNPGGYPQYPAGGGYPVRGGNTGQGWGGSNPGGYPGGYPGGGMGGYPNWNPNNKILSPRYGGGGYGHGGYGMGGSPFSRSVDSMGYKPKSSGFAKKAMVAAGVGAVAGMAVGYGLGRFPRPHFSFRNPEEEYYYNNYMYRRYGTRSTDEQDFGRDYVYKPPPRAQSFDDFMARCMNSTDVLKKSDTVKEEEDDDTVGIEEIGYPALIEQLKARRCVEQYMVYSESFLQERKAEQQLQPNRSGPLSCDVIQLFISLFVLLSSMLLLQ, via the coding sequence ATGGGGAGGTTGTGTGAGAAAGTCCTGGTGTCTCTCCTTGTTGTGTCCCTCCTGACCACTGACTCAACATGGGCTAAGAAAGgctcaagcagcagcagcggcaagAAAACCTCATCTACTAGCAACAGGGGTGGGACGCAGTCTAAGCCATCCTCTCAACCAGGAAACTATCCTCGGCAGCCCCAAAATCCATATCCTGCCGGTGGGAGTTACCCGGGTGCTGGAAATGCAGGTGGACATCCAAGGCAAAACCCGAGTTACCCGGGGGGTGGTAGTTACCCGGGGGGTGGTAGTTACCCAAACCAGAACCCTGGTAGAAACAATCCTGGAAATTATCCCAACAAGAATCCTGCAGGTGGATACCCAGCTGGAGGATATCCTAATCAAAACCCAGGGAGGGTAAATCCAAACCCGGCAGCAGGTGGCTATCCTAATCAGTATCCGGCAGCAGGTGGCTATCCTAATCGGTATCCGGCAGCAGGTGGCTATCCTAATCAGTATCCGGCAGCAGGTGGCTATCCTAATCAGTACCCTGGCAGGGCAGGCATGAATCCAGGCGGGTACCCTCAATATCCAGCAGGAGGTGGTTACCCAGTTAGAGGGGGAAATACAGGACAGGGTTGGGGTGGTTCCAATCCAGGGGGTTACCCTGGAGGTTACCCCGGTGGAGGGATGGGCGGTTACCCAAACTGGAACCCAAATAATAAGATCCTCAGTCCTCGCTATGGTGGAGGAGGCTATGGACATGGTGGCTATGGGATGGGAGGGTCTCCTTTCTCGCGTTCTGTGGACTCAATGGGATACAAGCCCAAGTCCTCAGGTTTCGCCAAAAAAGCAATGGTGGCAGCAGGCGTCGGCGCTGTAGCCGGAATGGCCGTCGGGTACGGACTAGGGCGCTTCCCCCGACCACATTTCTCTTTCCGCAACCCCGAAGAAGAGTACTACTACAACAATTACATGTACCGTCGTTATGGGACTCGCTCAACGGACGAACAAGACTTCGGCCGCGATTACGTCTACAAGCCTCCCCCGCGTGCTCAGTCTTTCGATGACTTCATGGCTCGCTGCATGAATAGCACCGACGTTCTTAAAAAGAGTGACACcgtcaaggaggaggaggacgacgacacCGTCGGCATTGAGGAGATCGGGTACCCAGCTCTAATTGAGCAGTTGAAGGCCCGTCGCTGCGTGGAGCAGTACATGGTTTACTCTGAGAGCTTTCTGCAGGAACGAAAAGCTGAGCAGCAGTTACAGCCCAATCGCAGCGGCCCTCTGAGCTGTGACGTAATTCAGCTTTTCATCTCCCTCTTCGTATTATTGTCCAGCATGCTCCTGCTCCAGTGA
- the prnpb gene encoding prion protein b isoform X3: MGRLCEKVLVSLLVVSLLTTDSTWAKKGSSSSSGKKTSSTSNRGGTQSKPSSQPGNYPRQPQNPYPAGGSYPGAGNAGGHPRQNPSYPGGGSYPGGGSYPNQNPGRNNPGNYPNKNPAGGYPAGGYPNQNPGRVNPNPAAGGYPNQYPAAGGYPNQYPGRAGMNPGGYPQYPAGGGYPVRGGNTGQGWGGSNPGGYPGGYPGGGMGGYPNWNPNNKILSPRYGGGGYGHGGYGMGGSPFSRSVDSMGYKPKSSGFAKKAMVAAGVGAVAGMAVGYGLGRFPRPHFSFRNPEEEYYYNNYMYRRYGTRSTDEQDFGRDYVYKPPPRAQSFDDFMARCMNSTDVLKKSDTVKEEEDDDTVGIEEIGYPALIEQLKARRCVEQYMVYSESFLQERKAEQQLQPNRSGPLSCDVIQLFISLFVLLSSMLLLQ; the protein is encoded by the exons ATGGGGAGGTTGTGTGAGAAAGTCCTGGTGTCTCTCCTTGTTGTGTCCCTCCTGACCACTGACTCAACATGGGCTAAGAAAGgctcaagcagcagcagcggcaagAAAACCTCATCTACTAGCAACAGGGGTGGGACGCAGTCTAAGCCATCCTCTCAACCAGGAAACTATCCTCGGCAGCCCCAAAATCCATATCCTGCCGGTGGGAGTTACCCGGGTGCTGGAAATGCAGGTGGACATCCAAGGCAAAACCCGAGTTACCCGGGGGGTGGTAGTTACCCGGGGGGTGGTAGTTACCCAAACCAGAACCCTGGTAGAAACAATCCTGGAAATTATCCCAACAAGAATCCTGCAGGTGGATACCCAGCTGGAGGATATCCTAATCAAAACCCAGGGAGGGTAAATCCAAACCCGGCAGCAG GTGGCTATCCTAATCAGTATCCGGCAGCAGGTGGCTATCCTAATCAGTACCCTGGCAGGGCAGGCATGAATCCAGGCGGGTACCCTCAATATCCAGCAGGAGGTGGTTACCCAGTTAGAGGGGGAAATACAGGACAGGGTTGGGGTGGTTCCAATCCAGGGGGTTACCCTGGAGGTTACCCCGGTGGAGGGATGGGCGGTTACCCAAACTGGAACCCAAATAATAAGATCCTCAGTCCTCGCTATGGTGGAGGAGGCTATGGACATGGTGGCTATGGGATGGGAGGGTCTCCTTTCTCGCGTTCTGTGGACTCAATGGGATACAAGCCCAAGTCCTCAGGTTTCGCCAAAAAAGCAATGGTGGCAGCAGGCGTCGGCGCTGTAGCCGGAATGGCCGTCGGGTACGGACTAGGGCGCTTCCCCCGACCACATTTCTCTTTCCGCAACCCCGAAGAAGAGTACTACTACAACAATTACATGTACCGTCGTTATGGGACTCGCTCAACGGACGAACAAGACTTCGGCCGCGATTACGTCTACAAGCCTCCCCCGCGTGCTCAGTCTTTCGATGACTTCATGGCTCGCTGCATGAATAGCACCGACGTTCTTAAAAAGAGTGACACcgtcaaggaggaggaggacgacgacacCGTCGGCATTGAGGAGATCGGGTACCCAGCTCTAATTGAGCAGTTGAAGGCCCGTCGCTGCGTGGAGCAGTACATGGTTTACTCTGAGAGCTTTCTGCAGGAACGAAAAGCTGAGCAGCAGTTACAGCCCAATCGCAGCGGCCCTCTGAGCTGTGACGTAATTCAGCTTTTCATCTCCCTCTTCGTATTATTGTCCAGCATGCTCCTGCTCCAGTGA
- the prnpb gene encoding prion protein b isoform X2: protein MGRLCEKVLVSLLVVSLLTTDSTWAKKGSSSSSGKKTSSTSNRGGTQSKPSSQPGNYPRQPQNPYPAGGSYPGAGNAGGHPRQNPSYPGGGSYPGGGSYPNQNPGRNNPGNYPNKNPAGGYPAGGYPNQNPGRVNPNPAAGGYPNRYPAAGGYPNQYPAAGGYPNQYPGRAGMNPGGYPQYPAGGGYPVRGGNTGQGWGGSNPGGYPGGYPGGGMGGYPNWNPNNKILSPRYGGGGYGHGGYGMGGSPFSRSVDSMGYKPKSSGFAKKAMVAAGVGAVAGMAVGYGLGRFPRPHFSFRNPEEEYYYNNYMYRRYGTRSTDEQDFGRDYVYKPPPRAQSFDDFMARCMNSTDVLKKSDTVKEEEDDDTVGIEEIGYPALIEQLKARRCVEQYMVYSESFLQERKAEQQLQPNRSGPLSCDVIQLFISLFVLLSSMLLLQ from the exons ATGGGGAGGTTGTGTGAGAAAGTCCTGGTGTCTCTCCTTGTTGTGTCCCTCCTGACCACTGACTCAACATGGGCTAAGAAAGgctcaagcagcagcagcggcaagAAAACCTCATCTACTAGCAACAGGGGTGGGACGCAGTCTAAGCCATCCTCTCAACCAGGAAACTATCCTCGGCAGCCCCAAAATCCATATCCTGCCGGTGGGAGTTACCCGGGTGCTGGAAATGCAGGTGGACATCCAAGGCAAAACCCGAGTTACCCGGGGGGTGGTAGTTACCCGGGGGGTGGTAGTTACCCAAACCAGAACCCTGGTAGAAACAATCCTGGAAATTATCCCAACAAGAATCCTGCAGGTGGATACCCAGCTGGAGGATATCCTAATCAAAACCCAGGGAGGGTAAATCCAAACCCGGCAGCAG GTGGCTATCCTAATCGGTATCCGGCAGCAGGTGGCTATCCTAATCAGTATCCGGCAGCAGGTGGCTATCCTAATCAGTACCCTGGCAGGGCAGGCATGAATCCAGGCGGGTACCCTCAATATCCAGCAGGAGGTGGTTACCCAGTTAGAGGGGGAAATACAGGACAGGGTTGGGGTGGTTCCAATCCAGGGGGTTACCCTGGAGGTTACCCCGGTGGAGGGATGGGCGGTTACCCAAACTGGAACCCAAATAATAAGATCCTCAGTCCTCGCTATGGTGGAGGAGGCTATGGACATGGTGGCTATGGGATGGGAGGGTCTCCTTTCTCGCGTTCTGTGGACTCAATGGGATACAAGCCCAAGTCCTCAGGTTTCGCCAAAAAAGCAATGGTGGCAGCAGGCGTCGGCGCTGTAGCCGGAATGGCCGTCGGGTACGGACTAGGGCGCTTCCCCCGACCACATTTCTCTTTCCGCAACCCCGAAGAAGAGTACTACTACAACAATTACATGTACCGTCGTTATGGGACTCGCTCAACGGACGAACAAGACTTCGGCCGCGATTACGTCTACAAGCCTCCCCCGCGTGCTCAGTCTTTCGATGACTTCATGGCTCGCTGCATGAATAGCACCGACGTTCTTAAAAAGAGTGACACcgtcaaggaggaggaggacgacgacacCGTCGGCATTGAGGAGATCGGGTACCCAGCTCTAATTGAGCAGTTGAAGGCCCGTCGCTGCGTGGAGCAGTACATGGTTTACTCTGAGAGCTTTCTGCAGGAACGAAAAGCTGAGCAGCAGTTACAGCCCAATCGCAGCGGCCCTCTGAGCTGTGACGTAATTCAGCTTTTCATCTCCCTCTTCGTATTATTGTCCAGCATGCTCCTGCTCCAGTGA